Proteins from one Pseudomonadota bacterium genomic window:
- a CDS encoding septal ring lytic transglycosylase RlpA family protein — translation MFVALMFFSCLILGGCWAITAPYNVVKGTVKGTYYVVKGTYNLTAGTTKIIYNIGAFTFTVVKAPLDWALVNEDIDSIDGLPPKEAIRHDRVKNAPYTVKGRKYYPMSVEQSTSYEETGIASWYGYETVRQKGGRMTANGEVFNPEWLTAAHKYLPLPTHVKVTNLENNRSIIVRVNDRGPFPSDRNPDSVNRIIDVSSGAAKKLGFYKKGLAKVKVETIELREES, via the coding sequence ATGTTTGTTGCGTTAATGTTCTTTTCCTGCCTTATCCTTGGAGGTTGCTGGGCTATTACAGCCCCATACAATGTAGTCAAGGGAACCGTAAAGGGCACCTATTATGTGGTAAAAGGAACCTATAATCTCACTGCGGGCACAACGAAAATCATATACAATATTGGGGCCTTTACCTTCACGGTAGTAAAGGCGCCCCTTGACTGGGCACTTGTTAACGAGGATATTGACAGCATCGACGGCCTGCCTCCCAAAGAGGCCATTCGCCATGACCGGGTAAAAAATGCACCCTATACCGTTAAAGGCAGAAAATATTATCCCATGTCTGTTGAACAATCCACCTCTTATGAAGAAACGGGTATAGCATCGTGGTATGGCTATGAAACTGTGCGGCAAAAAGGAGGCCGTATGACTGCCAATGGCGAGGTTTTTAACCCGGAGTGGCTGACGGCGGCGCATAAGTATCTGCCCCTGCCGACTCATGTCAAGGTTACCAATTTGGAGAACAACCGCTCAATCATTGTGAGAGTGAATGATCGGGGACCCTTTCCCAGTGATCGTAATCCGGATTCTGTCAACAGGATCATTGATGTTTCTTCCGGTGCTGCAAAGAAACTTGGTTTTTATAAAAAAGGTCTTGCCAAGGTTAAGGTTGAAACGATAGAGTTGAGAGAAGAA
- a CDS encoding TolB family protein, with product MTKHRMTLIALVMIALLFTATMAHAKVYLDIFGKSFKKITIGVPPFKDENIDRSRMDMSELLNKDLDMSGFFIVAPQSLMDKELTDEGIEKQEIKFSNWKSIGIELLCKGKIQKINDDLVLEAFVYDTLDGALMLAKRYRTKTEDWRKIVHRLADDIMLAITGEKGIMSSKIVFASGGKNRKDIYMADIDGSNLKRLTNYRNITLSPSISPNGRYLAYTSYKEGKPNLYIMDIEKNKEVYTDRADGMKTGTAWIGDTTFGYSHTSGRYSTIYTLNVENKDKNTVQRNDGIATSPSLTQDGTKMVFVSDMHGSAQIFIKDLPSGSPKRLTYSGTYNTSPALSPKGDLIVFVAKFEGAFEICTMNLDGSNQRVLTVGGINDSPQFSPCGRYIIYSSNKGGKYNIYLMLSNGENKKMLKFTDGEETQPKFAP from the coding sequence ATGACAAAACACAGGATGACACTCATCGCATTAGTCATGATAGCACTCCTCTTTACAGCAACTATGGCTCATGCAAAGGTATATCTTGATATTTTCGGGAAGAGCTTTAAGAAAATAACAATAGGCGTACCGCCTTTTAAAGACGAAAATATAGACAGGTCAAGGATGGACATGAGCGAACTTTTGAATAAAGACCTTGATATGTCCGGGTTTTTCATTGTAGCCCCACAATCTTTAATGGACAAGGAGCTTACCGATGAAGGTATTGAAAAACAGGAAATAAAATTCAGTAATTGGAAATCGATCGGTATTGAACTGCTATGCAAAGGGAAAATTCAGAAAATAAACGATGATCTGGTACTCGAAGCATTTGTTTACGATACGCTCGACGGAGCTTTAATGCTTGCAAAACGCTATAGAACTAAGACAGAAGATTGGAGAAAAATCGTTCATAGGCTGGCAGACGATATCATGCTCGCCATTACCGGTGAAAAAGGCATTATGAGTTCAAAGATCGTCTTTGCCTCGGGAGGCAAAAACCGGAAAGATATTTATATGGCTGATATTGACGGATCTAACCTGAAAAGGCTGACAAACTACCGGAATATTACATTATCCCCCTCAATATCCCCTAACGGCAGGTATCTTGCATATACTTCATACAAGGAAGGCAAGCCCAACCTTTATATTATGGACATTGAGAAAAACAAAGAGGTATACACGGACCGGGCAGATGGGATGAAGACCGGAACAGCATGGATAGGGGATACAACCTTCGGATACTCACATACTTCGGGGAGGTATTCAACTATATATACACTTAATGTTGAAAATAAGGATAAAAATACTGTTCAGAGAAACGACGGGATAGCAACATCACCGTCTTTGACACAAGATGGTACAAAAATGGTTTTTGTGTCCGATATGCACGGGTCCGCCCAGATTTTTATAAAAGATTTGCCTTCCGGCAGCCCAAAAAGGCTGACATATTCAGGCACCTACAATACTTCACCGGCTTTATCGCCAAAGGGCGACCTGATCGTTTTTGTTGCCAAGTTCGAGGGGGCTTTCGAGATATGCACAATGAATCTTGATGGTTCAAACCAGCGCGTTTTAACAGTCGGCGGCATAAACGATTCCCCCCAATTTTCACCATGCGGAAGGTATATCATATACTCGTCAAATAAGGGTGGGAAATATAATATATATTTAATGCTATCCAATGGTGAAAACAAGAAAATGCTGAAATTTACCGACGGCGAAGAGACGCAACCCAAATTTGCACCGTAA
- the pal gene encoding peptidoglycan-associated lipoprotein Pal: MKYLTIFFAFAILISYGCAQKAVQLSPTEQKQVQALQRGEDILKDRNKKTDITEEELARRDKAREWSLEEIKKSSPLKDIYFEFDSYIIKSDYFPKLNEIGNWLKQYKNIKVTIEGHCDERGTIEYNLALGQKRAEVVKNYLIKLGVEEASIKAISFGKELPADSSHGEDAWAKNRRASFRIDQKG; the protein is encoded by the coding sequence ATGAAATATTTAACAATTTTTTTTGCTTTTGCAATCTTAATAAGTTATGGGTGCGCCCAAAAAGCAGTCCAGCTATCGCCGACAGAGCAGAAACAGGTCCAGGCACTTCAGAGAGGAGAGGATATACTTAAAGATCGCAATAAAAAAACGGATATTACCGAAGAAGAGCTTGCACGAAGAGATAAAGCAAGAGAATGGTCACTTGAAGAAATTAAGAAAAGCTCTCCTCTCAAAGATATTTATTTTGAATTTGACAGCTACATAATCAAATCAGACTACTTTCCAAAATTAAACGAGATTGGGAATTGGTTGAAACAATACAAGAACATAAAAGTAACCATTGAAGGGCATTGCGACGAAAGAGGAACTATTGAATATAACCTTGCCCTTGGCCAAAAAAGGGCCGAGGTAGTAAAAAACTATCTGATTAAACTGGGTGTGGAAGAAGCAAGCATCAAGGCAATATCTTTCGGGAAAGAGCTTCCCGCTGATTCAAGTCATGGAGAAGATGCCTGGGCAAAAAACAGACGGGCAAGCTTTAGAATTGATCAAAAGGGGTAG
- the ybgF gene encoding tol-pal system protein YbgF, giving the protein MGTSLNKILDVGCRMLDSKKQKTSFLSCKLSPFTFHLLFFSIVFTITLSLFGCASTDEITILKSNIISISNDLNQLKGETNTKLFAIAKEQESLRKQLMGVSTSVENRDDKNRTLLGRIEELDHQLQTYWKDTKAEISALKTGNVKPPIIDNPTQTSIIKEIVDPKYETTYKEAFDKFQQGAYEEAAVKFSDFINVYPGTPLISNAYYWLGESYLNLKNYEKAIVNFQEVIDKYPKSDKASRALLSQAEAFGIIKDPKSSKTVLKKVIELYPKTEEAAIAERKLRNLGLR; this is encoded by the coding sequence ATGGGAACATCATTAAATAAAATTTTGGATGTCGGATGTCGGATGTTGGATTCGAAAAAACAAAAAACATCATTCCTTTCCTGCAAGCTCTCACCTTTCACCTTTCATCTTCTCTTTTTTAGCATCGTTTTCACAATTACCCTTTCTCTGTTCGGTTGTGCCTCAACAGACGAAATAACAATACTGAAAAGCAACATAATTTCAATATCAAACGATCTTAACCAACTCAAGGGTGAAACAAATACTAAATTGTTCGCTATTGCAAAAGAACAGGAAAGCTTGAGGAAGCAGCTTATGGGAGTGTCCACATCAGTTGAAAACAGAGATGATAAAAACCGGACATTATTAGGGAGGATTGAAGAACTGGACCATCAGCTTCAGACATATTGGAAAGACACCAAAGCAGAGATTAGTGCATTAAAAACCGGAAACGTCAAGCCGCCGATCATAGATAATCCAACACAGACATCAATTATTAAGGAAATTGTTGATCCGAAATATGAAACCACATACAAAGAAGCCTTTGATAAATTTCAGCAAGGCGCTTACGAAGAGGCAGCCGTCAAATTTTCAGATTTTATCAATGTCTATCCTGGAACACCCCTCATTTCAAATGCATACTACTGGCTGGGAGAAAGCTATCTGAATCTTAAAAACTATGAGAAAGCAATTGTCAACTTCCAGGAAGTGATTGATAAATACCCCAAGAGCGACAAGGCCTCAAGGGCGCTTCTATCACAGGCAGAAGCCTTCGGCATCATTAAAGACCCAAAGAGTTCTAAAACCGTCCTGAAGAAGGTCATAGAACTCTATCCGAAAACAGAAGAGGCTGCTATAGCAGAGAGAAAATTAAGAAACCTCGGCCTCAGGTAA
- the rpoC gene encoding DNA-directed RNA polymerase subunit beta', with amino-acid sequence MEDYYKVFEKQKDPLGYAAIRLSLASPEIIEKWSCGEVKKPETINYRTFKPEKDGLFCAKIFGPVKDYECICGKYKRMKHRGIICEKCGVEVIQSKVRRERMGHIKLACPVAHIWFLKSMPSKIGTLLELTIKEVERVLYFEMYIVIEPGSSPYEFCELMNEEKYIEAKGKYGDTFVGGIGAEAMRECLKKIDVEELTKTLRIDMRDTASEAKKKKLARRLKVVDAFRVSKVKPEWMILDIVPVLPPELRPLVPLDGGRFATSDLNDLYRRVINRNNRLKRLMELNAPEIIIRNEKRMLQEAVDALFDNSKRGRVVTGASKRPLKSLSDMLRGKQGRFRQNLLGKRVDYSGRSVIVVGPHLRLHQCGLPKSMALELFKPFVYNRLIKKGFATTIKNAKKIVEKERPEVWDVLEEAIKEHPVLLNRAPTLHRLGIQAFEPQLIDGKAIQLHPLVCTAYNADFDGDQMAVHIPLSIEAQTEARVLMMSTNNILSPANGKPIIVPTQDIVLGLYYLTIERKYVKGEGKIFADPEEVNIAYDCGEMDLHARIKVRLDGGKLIDTTVGRVILRDVIENALMELNADQRTLIMNEMFELINKVMDKKTIAQLVDKCYRVAGEKGTVILSDRLKDLGFYYATMGGISISIDDMIVPANKQELIEKAYDEVRIVQKQYAEGLITDGERYNKVIDIWADVTERIADELMRELGTEKVISPDGKVEYQNSLNPIFIMANSGARGNAQQIRQLAGMRGLMATPSGEIIETPITSNFREGLTVQQYFISTHGARKGLADTALKTANSGYLTRRLVDASQDVVVSEHDCGTFDGIEVGSLIEGGEVIERLDTRVLGRVVLEDLKDPDGEIIVRRNEEIREEHLKKIEEASFEKIKIRSALTCRSKRGICVLCYGRDLARGRLVSIGEAVGIVAAQSIGEPGTQLTMRTFHIGGAASRRVEQSTLEARNDGYVKLLNVKLVNNREGVPVVMNRNGEISIVDEAGRERERYAVIYGARLVYGNIEGTIQPDFAEIKEKGQYIKEGQILAEWDPYTIPILSEVSGKIKFGDIVEGVTMQESKDEISGLSYRVVMEPRDQDLRPRISIKDDKGKTINIPGSTSPARYILPIGAHIIVNEGDEIHAGDVVSKIPRETTKTKDITGGLPRVAELFEARRPKENATVAEVNGFVSFGKTTKGKREIFVKPERGEPIKYIIPRGKHIVVHEGDYVKAGEPLMDGPVSPHDVLRILGIKALARYLVDEIQEVYQLQGVKINDKHIEIIVRQMLKRVRIRDVGDTNFIIDEPVEWWVFEEENKRVLETGGKPAKAEPLFLGITKASLITDSFISAASFQDTTKVLTQAAIEGRVDYLRGLKENVIMGRIIPAGTGYSRYKNYDMAVLEKLDEDTEKLPEAEVS; translated from the coding sequence TTGGAAGATTACTATAAGGTTTTTGAAAAACAGAAAGACCCTTTGGGATATGCAGCTATCAGGTTATCGCTTGCATCTCCGGAAATCATTGAAAAATGGTCCTGTGGCGAGGTAAAAAAGCCTGAAACAATCAATTACCGGACTTTTAAGCCGGAGAAGGACGGACTATTCTGCGCCAAGATATTTGGTCCTGTAAAGGATTATGAATGCATCTGTGGAAAATATAAGAGAATGAAACACAGAGGTATTATTTGTGAAAAATGCGGGGTAGAAGTCATTCAGTCAAAGGTGAGAAGAGAAAGAATGGGACATATAAAACTCGCATGTCCTGTTGCACATATCTGGTTTTTGAAGAGTATGCCGAGTAAGATCGGAACCTTACTTGAATTAACGATAAAGGAAGTAGAAAGAGTTCTCTATTTTGAGATGTATATTGTCATTGAACCCGGTTCATCTCCATATGAATTTTGTGAATTGATGAATGAGGAGAAATATATAGAGGCAAAGGGAAAGTATGGTGATACATTTGTAGGCGGAATAGGCGCCGAGGCAATGCGAGAATGCTTGAAGAAAATAGATGTAGAGGAACTTACAAAGACACTCAGGATTGATATGCGTGATACGGCAAGCGAGGCAAAGAAGAAGAAGCTTGCGAGAAGACTTAAGGTAGTGGATGCATTCAGGGTTTCAAAAGTAAAGCCTGAATGGATGATACTCGATATTGTCCCGGTGCTTCCACCGGAGCTTCGGCCTCTTGTTCCTCTGGACGGTGGAAGGTTTGCAACTTCAGACTTGAATGACCTTTACAGAAGAGTGATAAACAGGAACAACAGACTGAAAAGATTAATGGAGCTGAATGCACCGGAAATTATTATACGGAACGAAAAAAGGATGCTCCAGGAGGCAGTTGATGCGCTTTTTGATAATTCAAAGCGTGGACGTGTTGTCACAGGGGCAAGCAAGAGACCTCTTAAGTCTTTGAGTGATATGCTCCGGGGTAAACAGGGAAGATTCCGCCAGAACCTTCTTGGGAAAAGGGTAGACTACTCCGGCAGGTCTGTTATTGTAGTAGGCCCTCATTTGAGGCTCCACCAGTGTGGTCTCCCTAAATCCATGGCTCTGGAGCTTTTCAAACCCTTTGTGTATAACAGATTGATAAAGAAAGGGTTTGCTACAACAATTAAGAACGCAAAAAAGATTGTTGAAAAAGAGAGGCCCGAGGTCTGGGATGTCCTTGAAGAGGCGATAAAGGAACACCCTGTGCTTTTAAACAGGGCTCCAACATTACACCGGCTTGGGATTCAAGCCTTTGAACCGCAACTTATTGACGGAAAGGCAATCCAGTTGCATCCTCTTGTATGCACAGCCTATAATGCTGATTTTGACGGAGACCAGATGGCGGTTCATATCCCGCTTTCGATTGAGGCGCAGACTGAAGCGCGGGTACTCATGATGTCAACGAACAATATTCTTTCGCCTGCAAACGGGAAGCCTATTATCGTTCCCACGCAGGATATTGTACTCGGTCTTTACTATCTAACGATCGAAAGAAAGTATGTAAAAGGTGAAGGGAAAATATTTGCTGATCCCGAGGAGGTGAACATTGCCTATGACTGCGGGGAAATGGATTTGCACGCACGGATAAAGGTGAGATTGGACGGAGGAAAGCTTATTGATACAACTGTCGGTAGGGTCATATTGAGGGATGTTATTGAAAATGCCCTGATGGAACTCAATGCAGATCAGCGAACGTTGATTATGAACGAAATGTTTGAACTGATCAACAAGGTGATGGACAAGAAAACAATAGCCCAGCTTGTTGATAAATGTTACCGGGTAGCCGGGGAGAAGGGTACGGTAATCCTTTCCGATAGATTAAAAGATCTGGGTTTTTATTATGCAACAATGGGCGGCATTTCCATCTCGATAGACGATATGATAGTTCCAGCTAACAAACAGGAGCTTATTGAAAAGGCATACGATGAAGTTCGCATTGTTCAGAAACAGTATGCTGAAGGGTTGATTACCGATGGTGAGCGATATAATAAGGTTATCGATATATGGGCGGATGTAACCGAAAGAATTGCAGATGAGCTTATGAGGGAACTTGGTACTGAAAAGGTTATAAGTCCTGACGGAAAGGTAGAATATCAGAATAGCCTGAACCCTATATTTATAATGGCAAATTCCGGTGCAAGAGGCAACGCTCAGCAGATTAGACAGCTTGCGGGTATGAGGGGGCTTATGGCAACGCCTTCCGGCGAGATTATTGAAACGCCGATTACGAGTAATTTTAGAGAAGGATTAACCGTTCAACAGTACTTTATATCCACCCATGGCGCACGGAAAGGCCTGGCCGATACTGCCCTCAAGACGGCAAATTCAGGATATCTCACTAGGAGGCTTGTTGATGCTTCCCAGGATGTGGTGGTATCGGAACATGACTGCGGTACTTTTGACGGAATAGAAGTCGGTTCGCTGATAGAAGGCGGTGAGGTAATTGAACGTCTTGATACGAGGGTCCTCGGAAGGGTCGTGCTTGAAGACCTGAAAGACCCTGACGGAGAGATTATAGTTAGAAGAAATGAAGAGATTCGCGAAGAACACCTGAAGAAGATCGAGGAAGCCAGCTTTGAAAAGATAAAGATCCGTTCTGCTCTTACCTGCAGATCAAAGCGCGGCATCTGTGTGCTTTGTTACGGAAGAGATCTTGCACGAGGCCGTCTTGTAAGCATCGGCGAGGCGGTAGGCATTGTTGCTGCCCAATCTATCGGGGAACCGGGGACACAGCTTACAATGAGAACATTCCATATCGGTGGGGCGGCATCCCGAAGGGTAGAGCAATCTACCTTAGAAGCAAGAAATGACGGGTATGTAAAGTTATTAAATGTAAAGTTAGTAAATAACAGGGAAGGCGTTCCTGTTGTGATGAACAGAAACGGCGAGATTTCTATTGTAGATGAAGCAGGCAGGGAAAGAGAAAGATATGCCGTCATATATGGAGCCAGGCTTGTTTATGGTAATATTGAAGGCACCATACAACCCGACTTTGCTGAAATAAAGGAAAAAGGACAGTATATCAAGGAAGGCCAGATTCTGGCCGAATGGGATCCTTATACAATTCCGATTCTTTCGGAGGTATCCGGAAAAATCAAATTTGGGGATATTGTTGAAGGTGTGACGATGCAGGAGAGCAAAGACGAGATATCTGGGCTTTCTTACAGAGTCGTTATGGAGCCAAGGGATCAGGACCTGCGGCCACGCATATCAATAAAGGATGATAAGGGCAAAACGATTAATATACCCGGCAGCACGAGTCCTGCCCGTTATATTTTGCCTATCGGAGCGCATATTATTGTAAATGAAGGAGATGAAATCCACGCAGGCGATGTTGTGTCGAAAATACCGCGAGAAACTACTAAGACAAAGGATATTACCGGCGGTCTCCCAAGGGTTGCAGAACTTTTTGAGGCAAGAAGACCGAAAGAAAATGCAACGGTAGCCGAGGTAAACGGGTTTGTTTCCTTCGGTAAGACCACAAAGGGCAAAAGGGAGATATTCGTAAAACCCGAAAGAGGCGAGCCGATAAAATATATAATCCCGAGAGGTAAACATATAGTTGTCCATGAAGGGGATTATGTTAAGGCAGGAGAACCGTTGATGGACGGTCCGGTAAGTCCTCACGATGTGCTCCGCATACTCGGCATCAAAGCCCTTGCCCGTTACCTTGTAGACGAGATCCAAGAGGTTTATCAGCTGCAGGGCGTGAAGATAAATGACAAGCATATAGAAATTATCGTAAGGCAGATGCTTAAGAGGGTAAGGATAAGAGATGTGGGTGATACGAATTTCATCATTGATGAGCCTGTTGAATGGTGGGTATTTGAAGAAGAAAACAAACGGGTTTTGGAAACAGGTGGAAAACCTGCCAAAGCAGAGCCGCTATTTTTAGGGATTACAAAGGCATCTCTTATTACGGACAGTTTTATCTCGGCAGCAAGTTTTCAGGATACTACGAAGGTTCTCACGCAGGCCGCAATAGAAGGGCGGGTGGATTACCTGAGAGGACTGAAGGAGAACGTGATTATGGGAAGAATCATCCCTGCCGGAACAGGCTATTCAAGATACAAAAACTATGATATGGCCGTTCTTGAAAAGCTGGACGAGGACACGGAAAAATTACCTGAGGCCGAGGTTTCTTAA